A genomic window from Punica granatum isolate Tunisia-2019 chromosome 2, ASM765513v2, whole genome shotgun sequence includes:
- the LOC116197718 gene encoding repetitive proline-rich cell wall protein 1: MDSTKIINALLLICMLCILTAAPILGCGYCGKHAPKPSHKPGKKPGRGGKGPIALPPIVKPPITLPPIVKPPVTLPPIKPPVEVPPVTVPPIVKPPITLPPVTLPPIKPPVEVPPVTVPPIVEPPVTLPPIKPPVEVPPVTLPPIVKPPVTLPPIVKPPITLPPVVMPPVTLPPIAKPPITLPLPPVTLPLPPVTVPPVIPKPPTGKPCPPPAAPKDTCPIDTLKLGACVDLLGGLVHIGVGDPAVNECCPVLAGLVELEAAVCLCTTLKLKVLNLKIYVPLALQLLVTCGKTPPPGYTCSL; the protein is encoded by the coding sequence ATGGATTCCACAAAGATAATAAATGCCCTTCTCCTCATATGTATGCTCTGCATCTTGACAGCCGCTCCCATCCTCGGCTGCGGCTACTGCGGCAAGCACGCTCCCAAGCCCAGCCACAAGCCCGGTAAGAAGCCAGGCCGAGGCGGCAAGGGCCCCATCGCCCTTCCTCCGATCGTGAAGCCCCCCATCACCTTGCCCCCAATCGTGAAGCCCCCCGTCACTCTCCCTCCCATTAAGCCGCCTGTGGAGGTGCCGCCGGTCACAGTGCCTCCCATCGTCAAGCCCCCCATCACCTTGCCCCCCGTCACTCTCCCTCCCATTAAGCCGCCTGTGGAGGTGCCGCCGGTCACAGTGCCTCCCATTGTCGAGCCCCCCGTCACTCTCCCTCCCATAAAGCCACCTGTTGAGGTGCCGCCGGTGACACTGCCCCCCATCGTGAAGCCCCCGGTGACTCTGCCCCCCATTGTGAAGCCGCCGATCACACTTCCCCCAGTCGTGATGCCCCCAGTGACTCTGCCCCCCATTGCGAAGCCGCCTATCACGCTGCCCCTGCCCCCGGTGACACTGCCCCTGCCCCCAGTCACAGTGCCGCCGGTCATCCCAAAGCCACCGACAGGGAAGCCGTGCCCACCACCAGCTGCTCCAAAGGACACCTGCCCAATCGACACGCTGAAGCTGGGGGCGTGTGTGGACCTCCTGGGAGGGCTGGTGCATATTGGAGTGGGAGACCCGGCGGTGAATGAGTGCTGCCCGGTGCTGGCGGGGTTGGTAGAGCTGGAGGCAGCGGTGTGCCTGTGCACCACCCTGAAGCTGAAGGTGCTCAACCTCAAGATCTACGTTCCCCTAGCTCTCCAGCTGCTCGTCACCTGTGGCAAGACTCCTCCTCCCGGTTACACCTGCTCCCTCTAG
- the LOC116196194 gene encoding zinc finger BED domain-containing protein DAYSLEEPER: MASLTTEENYELMATPESQPSKRRKKKSIVWEHFTVETVSAGTRRAYCKQCRQSFAYSTGSKVAGTSHLKRHIAKGTCPSLLRGSNQENQMTPYSAPAKVGSDPPKRRYRTSASQYVPFDQDRARHEIARMIILHDYPLHMVEHRGFVSFVQNLQPRFDLVNFSGVQGDCIATYLSEKQGVMKFIEGMPGRVCITVDSWASSQSMAYLFMTGYFMDIDWKIHCRLLNVVMEPFPDSDTALSHAVATCLSEWNLESKLFSLTFNQPLSEGARENLRPFLAIKNPLILNGQLLIGSCIARVLTEAAKDVLGAGQEVIRKIRDSVKYVKTSESHEEKFVDLRNQLQVPSDKNLSLDNQTQWNTTFEMLAAASELKEVFTCLDTSDPDYRGGASLEEWKQVETLCTYLKPLYDAGSALTSPANASAITMFHEVWKIQSDLSRAVTSEDPFIAALTKLMLEKIDKYWKDCSLVLAIAVVMDPRFKMKLVEFSFSKMYGEDAPTYVKIVDNGIHELFLEYVSLPLPLTPTYAEEGSGVRTDDPSSQGGGGTLLSDHGLTDFDVYIMETSGQQMKSELDQYLDETLLPRVQEFDVLGWWKLNKLKYPTLSKMARDILSIPVSTLAPEAVFDTTTREMDQYRSSLRPDTVDALFCAKDWMQYGSAAAAAGAAEVSNALVKVEFSG, encoded by the coding sequence ATGGCGAGCCTAACAACGGAAGAGAACTATGAGCTGATGGCAACTCCTGAATCTCAGCCCAGCAAGAGGAGGAAAAAGAAGTCCATTGTCTGGGAGCACTTCACCGTTGAGACTGTGAGCGCTGGAACCAGAAGGGCTTACTGCAAGCAGTGCAGGCAGAGCTTTGCGTACAGCACTGGCTCCAAGGTTGCAGGCACCAGTCACCTCAAACGCCACATTGCCAAAGGCACCTGCCCTTCTCTCCTGCGCGGCAGTAACCAGGAGAATCAGATGACCCCATACTCTGCCCCTGCTAAGGTGGGTTCTGACCCTCCGAAGCGGCGCTACCGTACATCCGCCTCCCAATATGTCCCTTTTGACCAGGACCGTGCTCGCCATGAGATTGCAAGGATGATCATCTTGCATGACTACCCACTTCACATGGTGGAGCATCGTGGGTTTGTATCCTTTGTGCAGAACCTTCAGCCCCGTTTCGACCTTGTGAACTTCAGTGGCGTCCAGGGGGACTGCATTGCTACTTACCTGAGTGAGAAGCAAGGCGTGATGAAGTTCATCGAGGGAATGCCAGGACGAGTGTGCATCACTGTGGACTCTTGGGCGTCAAGCCAGAGCATGGCATATCTTTTTATGACTGGTTACTTCATGGACATCGACTGGAAGATCCATTGCAGGCTTCTAAATGTTGTGATGGAGCCGTTCCCTGACTCAGACACTGCCCTGAGCCATGCGGTTGCTACGTGCCTCTCCGAGTGGAATCTCGAGAGCAAGCTATTCTCTCTCACTTTCAATCAGCCATTGTCTGAAGGTGCTCGTGAGAATCTCCGGCCATTCCTTGCCATTAAGAATCCATTGATCCTCAATGGCCAGCTGTTGATTGGGAGCTGCATAGCCCGTGTCCTAACTGAAGCTGCGAAGGATGTGTTGGGGGCAGGGCAAGAGGTGATCAGGAAAATCCGGGACAGTGTAAAGTACGTGAAGACCTCGGAATCGCATGAGGAGAAGTTTGTTGACCTCAGGAACCAGCTGCAGGTCCCGAGTGACAAGAACCTCTCTTTAGATAACCAGACTCAATGGAACACAACGTTTGAGATGCTGGCAGCCGCGTCTGAGCTTAAGGAAGTGTTCACCTGCTTGGACACGTCTGACCCTGATTACAGGGGGGGGGCCTCACTTGAGGAGTGGAAGCAAGTGGAGACACTCTGCACCTACCTGAAGCCTCTGTACGATGCGGGCAGTGCTCTTACCTCCCCGGCCAATGCTTCCGCAATCACGATGTTCCATGAAGTGTGGAAGATCCAGTCAGATCTATCACGTGCTGTCACAAGTGAGGACCCCTTCATCGCAGCCCTTACGAAGCTGATGCTCGAGAAGATTGACAAGTACTGGAAGGACTGCAGCCTGGTGTTGGCGATAGCCGTGGTCATGGACCCTCGGTTCAAGATGAAGCTTGTGGAATTCAGCTTCTCGAAGATGTATGGTGAAGATGCGCCAACTTACGTCAAGATTGTTGACAATGGTATCCATGAGCTGTTTCTAGAATATGTGTCGCTTCCCCTGCCTCTCACCCCCACTTATGCGGAGGAAGGGAGCGGCGTGAGGACCGATGATCCATCCTCTCAAGGAGGGGGAGGGACCCTTCTGTCAGACCATGGGCTCACAGACTTTGACGTCTACATCATGGAGACCAGCGGGCAGCAGATGAAGTCGGAGCTGGACCAGTATCTGGATGAGACTCTGCTGCCCAGGGTGCAGGAGTTTGACGTGCTGGGTTGGTGGAAGTTGAACAAACTCAAGTACCCAACCCTCTCAAAGATGGCTCGCGACATCCTTTCGATACCTGTCTCCACCCTGGCCCCTGAGGCTGTGTTTGACACGACGACCAGGGAGATGGATCAGTACAGGAGCTCCCTGAGACCCGACACCGTGGATGCCCTTTTCTGCGCCAAGGATTGGATGCAGTATGGatcagctgctgctgctgctggtgCTGCTGAGGTCTCAAATGCGCTTGTAAAGGTGGAATTCTCGGGTTAG